The DNA window GTGTTTGGAGATGAGTGGAAGGGTACTGAAACTGATCTCAAAAAAATTAAGGACCTTGCTGAATGGGTTTTGACAGTTAAAAAACTGTTGAAAACAGGAAAGATAACAGAAAGGACCTTTGATATTATTGTGGACGGACCAGACACTGCAACCATCAATGGAACCATCCAAAAACTTAACAAGGATTATGGCAGCTTTTTAAAGGTTTACAAGGCAATAAAAGGTTACATCAAAATTGATGAGGAACTTGTGTTCGGTGCTAAAATGAGGTTTGTGAGGTTTCACGAACTGGAAAGCCGTATTGAAAACTTCCTTAAGGGCATGCCCCTACTCCAGAAATGGTCACAGTTAACTGCAATTTTAAATGAAACTCCAAGCCCAATTGCCCAGCCAATTGTGGAGCTTATAAAGGCGGATAAAATTAATATCGACGATATTATCCCATGTTTAAAGGCTAACTTTGCAGACGATCTTCTAAGAAATGCATTTCTTGAAAATCACATACTTTCAAGCTTTATTGGTGAAATTCACGAGAGAAAAATCGGTAGGTTCATTGATCTAGACAGGCAGATTATTTCACTCAACAGGAAAAGAATTTCAAACAGGATAGCCTACAACAGACCCCACATTAACACTGCAGTTTCTAGAACTTCCGAGTTAGGAATTTTACTCAGTGAATTTAACAGGAAAAGGGGTCACATGCCCATAAGAAAACTGTTGTCCAATGCAGGTAACCTGGTTAAAAAGATTAAACCATGTTTCATGATGAGTCCACTTTCCGTTGCCCAGTTCATAGACCCTAAAAATTCTGTGGACCTTCGGTTCGATGTGGTTATCTTCGATGAAGCCAGTCAGGTCAAACCCGAAGATTCACTTGGAGCATTTTTAAGGGCTAATCAAGCTGTTGTTATGGGTGATACAAGACAGCTTCCACCTACAACCTTTTTTGACATCATACTCGAGACTGATGAGAATGAGGACTATGAAATTGCTTCTATATCTGATATGGAAAGTATTTTACACCTTTGCAAGGGAAGGTTCCCAACTAAGATGTTGAGGTGGCACTACAGAAGCAGGCATGAATCTTTAATAGCACTTTCCAACCAGGAATTTTATGACAACAACCTACTCATCTATCCTTCACCTTGTCATGAAACTGAAAGCCTCGGACTCAAGTTCGAATATATGGAAGACACAGTTTACGATCGTGGTAACACATCGTCAAACAGGCTGGAAGCACGAAGGGTTGTTGAAGCTGCTGGAGATCACTACAGAGAACATGGTCTCTCCAAGAGTTTGGGTATAGGAACCTTCAATATCAAACAACAACAGGCAATTCTTGAGGAGGTAGAACTTTACCTCAGACAGAATCCCTCACTTGAAAAATACTTTTCAAACGATCTTGAAGAACATTTCTTCGTTAAAAACCTGGAAACCATCCAGGGAGACGAAAGAGATGTAATATTCATAAGTGTAGGGTACGGGAACGATGAAAACGGACACCTGAGTTTAAACTTCGGACCACTAAACAGGGAAGGAGGAGAAAGACGTTTAAATGTGCTGATAACCAGGGCAAGAGAAAAAACTGTTGTATTCTCCAATTTCAGACACACAGAAATTAATCTGAATGAAAATGCACCATTCGGACTCAGAGCCCTTAAATCATTTTTAAAGTACTCTGAAACCAAGATGCTTGACACCAAGTACGATTCTGATGACGAGTTAAACACGGAATTTGAAGATTCCCTCTATGAATTCCTGAGATCCCACAACTACGAAGTTCACAAGCAGGTGGGTTGTGCAGGTTTCAGGCTAGATCTTGCAGTTGTAGATCCAGAAGAAAGGGGCAAGTACCTTGTGGGAATCGAATGTGATGGGGAAACCTACCACAGTTCACCAGTAGCCAGGGATAGGGACAGGCTCCGCCAGCAAATTCTAGAGGGTTTAGAATGGCACATCTACAGAGTATGGTCCACAGACTGGTACAGAAACCGTGCTGAATCTGAAAAACGGTTACTCGAAGCTGTTAAAAATGCTAAAGATTTAAAGCCAATAGTCAAACTCGATACAACACCAGACGACAGTGAAACTGTCAAACCCATTGGAGAGTACGAACCTGCCTACGAGAGAACAGGAACTGGAAACCCAGAAAACAGCACATTACCTGAAGAGGAAACCGATCCTCAGACAGTTAAGTGGGAATCTGAGGATTTGAACCCTGAACTATCTCCTGAAACAGATCCTGAAATCATTGCAGACTCTGAAATCGTTGAAAATGCCAAGTTCGAAGAACCAGAAGTATCCTCAGAGTTTGTTGAAGAAGGAACCATTCCAGAATTAGAAGAACCAGAACCCCAAAACATAAAAAAACATAGGGCAGCGAACGAACCACTACAAGTTGAGGAGGAAGAAGTATCCAAAACTCCTGCTCACGAAGAATTGGAGAAACCTGTTATAGATGAAGCTGTTGAGTTCGTGGATATTGTGGAAGATGAAGAAGACAGTGTTGTGGATTATGTCCCTTGCACAGAGTTCTGTATTCCAGTGACCGGTGAGATCCATGAAAAATCTGCGGAGGACATGGCAAGGCTCGTGGTGCAAATTGTGGATGAAGAAGGCCCAATACACATCAACGAAATAATAAGGCGAATAAGAGTTGTTTGGGGACTTAAAAGGGCAGGTAAACGAATTCATGATTCTATCATGGCAGGTGTGCAGCTTGCAGATGAGAGAAATAACATCATCATCAGGGACGATTTTGTCTACTCCCGAAGTGCTGTACTAAGGGTCAGAAGACGTTCCGTTGATCCTCCGGCCAAGATCAACCTCATAAGTGATGAGGAAATTGCAAAAGCAGTGCAGATAGTTTTAAAAACCCAATATGCATCTCCAATGGCAGAAATTATTAAGCAAACATCCAGGTTGTTCGGAATAAAAGTTACAAGAGGAGCTACAGCTAAAAGAATCGAAGGAATTGTACTGGAACTTCTCGAAAGCGGATCTCTAGAGTTGCAGGCCAATGGAATGATAAATTTCCCTAAATCATAAGCATATCATGGAGGATATGGTTTGAAATCCTTAAGACTTCATTGATTTGACCATTAATTGGGTTTTTCTACCAAATTTTTTCTTTGATTCCAACAGAAATATTTCTACTGTAGATTATTTTTAGGTTTATTGAGAACATTATTAATATAGAACTGACTAAATTTCTAGTATACATATATAAAATAAAATCATTTACACGAGGAAAATTTAATATGAAAATACCATGTACCATTGATGAATCTTTATATCGGCCTGAAGTGGTCAGATGGCGTGAAAGAATGAGTTTGCTCGAACCACTGGGTGATGTGGTCGTGGTTTTACCATGCAGCATGAGAAAACCCTACACAAATTCCAAGTCCCACTCTGTATTTATGAGGGCAACCAAGGGTGTTCAGGAGGCAATTTTAACCTCACCATTTGGTGTTTGTCCACGTGAAATGGATCGCACCTATCCAATACAATCCTACGACACATCCACCACAGGAGACTGGTCCCACGAGGAAATTGATCTCACTGGAGAATGTCTTAAAAGCTACGTGGATGGAAAAGATGTGATTGCACATGTTTCAGGTGGTTACAGGGAGGCTTGTGAAGCACACCTTGAAGATGCCATTTACACGGTTGAAGATGGTAGGGCAACTTCATGGGAATCCATGGACAACCTTAAGAAGGAACTCAGAAATTATCCCAGGATCAAAAACAGTCAGAAACGAATTAATGGTTTCAGATCCATTGCAAGGTACCAGTTCAACACCAAAAAGGGCGATAGTTTCATACCAGATGAAACCAAAGCTGTTGGAAGATTCACACGTAAGATGATCTACAACCATGAACAGTTTGCAACACTGTCCTTCGATACTGGACTGTACTCCTTGAACCTTCCAGGTGGGGAGAAGGTGTACGACATGGGTGTTAACTGGGTTGAAATTGATTTTGAGATGAAGACCAACACCTTATTTACACCAGGAGTTGTTGATGCAGATCCGAATATCGTGCCAATGGATGAAGTTGTGGTAGTTAGAGATGGGGAAGTTATGGCCGTGGGTAAATCTGTGCTCAGTGGAAAAGAGATGAAATCTGCAACTAAAGGTGTTGCAGTGAAAATCAGACACAGAAAAAAGAATTAACCCCTTCTTTTTAAACACCCTATAAAGTATAAATACCATAGGGTATTAAAAGACAACTAATTCATTCTAATCTAGAATAATTTTTTAGATTCAAATTTACAAAACATAAAAATTAAATTTGAAAAAAAATAAGATTTAAAAAAATAAAAAGGAATCGAGGGATAACATGTCAGAAGAACTAGTAGAGAAAATAAGAACCGCACTTTCAACTGTAGCAGATCCACATATGGGAGTAAGTATTGTTGAAATGGGCCTGGTAACTGGTATTGAAGTGGATGAAGAAGCTAAA is part of the Methanobacterium lacus genome and encodes:
- a CDS encoding DUF3320 domain-containing protein; this encodes MEESANINTEAKIGALRKNLLDLTMRNKLLNFKPLAKSIKVVDEIPTEIYQLMVLEDKKMQFIPRARKPVKKDFEGNQKPEEVEEEEEELKLKPIDITDKEASLLWKLPLPNSKVSSKHRNLLLQTNHEAEELQKRLFYINQQARSVLEEQGYNILYLALGFLEWTENNDLETKRKAPLILIPVELERKKVKGSFKLRWTGEDIIPNISLQEKLLEQGVELPGFEMPEHKEGIYHYFESVSDAIEPKKDWNVVYEIYLNFFSFTKFVMFKDLDPASWGGVSIAENSIIKTLFDDVESIDKTEFNEEDVDKKLNSKDVFNVVDADSSQIAVVEEAKSGMNLVVEGPPGTGKSQTIVNLISELMANGKSVLFVSEKMAALEVVKTRLDSIGLGEFCLELHSHKSNKKNVLKELERTLYSQYDRLRPLDEEFEELERLKLELNQYNEVLHTSIGNSGFSPFQLFGMKEDAIQHFKKVERNIPRAHIENPESYTQKDWKNAVSTLKNVTEVITPLKPISKNAWYNTEPGTILPTDSEDIAELLENAVLTLNDVEADLYELIELTGIRKPLNKSELDSSIKTALLIADPLTTNPDVLFNPVWEIGRSEIIHIIDIMVEYDTNRKELEKRFNKGVLNTNIQSLLDDYQETSSKFLKSFRGKYKKSKDKIAKLYRDAVPEDDEVIIEDLKTLKSCQELQKKLEDLNSEAKAVFGDEWKGTETDLKKIKDLAEWVLTVKKLLKTGKITERTFDIIVDGPDTATINGTIQKLNKDYGSFLKVYKAIKGYIKIDEELVFGAKMRFVRFHELESRIENFLKGMPLLQKWSQLTAILNETPSPIAQPIVELIKADKINIDDIIPCLKANFADDLLRNAFLENHILSSFIGEIHERKIGRFIDLDRQIISLNRKRISNRIAYNRPHINTAVSRTSELGILLSEFNRKRGHMPIRKLLSNAGNLVKKIKPCFMMSPLSVAQFIDPKNSVDLRFDVVIFDEASQVKPEDSLGAFLRANQAVVMGDTRQLPPTTFFDIILETDENEDYEIASISDMESILHLCKGRFPTKMLRWHYRSRHESLIALSNQEFYDNNLLIYPSPCHETESLGLKFEYMEDTVYDRGNTSSNRLEARRVVEAAGDHYREHGLSKSLGIGTFNIKQQQAILEEVELYLRQNPSLEKYFSNDLEEHFFVKNLETIQGDERDVIFISVGYGNDENGHLSLNFGPLNREGGERRLNVLITRAREKTVVFSNFRHTEINLNENAPFGLRALKSFLKYSETKMLDTKYDSDDELNTEFEDSLYEFLRSHNYEVHKQVGCAGFRLDLAVVDPEERGKYLVGIECDGETYHSSPVARDRDRLRQQILEGLEWHIYRVWSTDWYRNRAESEKRLLEAVKNAKDLKPIVKLDTTPDDSETVKPIGEYEPAYERTGTGNPENSTLPEEETDPQTVKWESEDLNPELSPETDPEIIADSEIVENAKFEEPEVSSEFVEEGTIPELEEPEPQNIKKHRAANEPLQVEEEEVSKTPAHEELEKPVIDEAVEFVDIVEDEEDSVVDYVPCTEFCIPVTGEIHEKSAEDMARLVVQIVDEEGPIHINEIIRRIRVVWGLKRAGKRIHDSIMAGVQLADERNNIIIRDDFVYSRSAVLRVRRRSVDPPAKINLISDEEIAKAVQIVLKTQYASPMAEIIKQTSRLFGIKVTRGATAKRIEGIVLELLESGSLELQANGMINFPKS
- a CDS encoding DUF5591 domain-containing protein; translation: MKIPCTIDESLYRPEVVRWRERMSLLEPLGDVVVVLPCSMRKPYTNSKSHSVFMRATKGVQEAILTSPFGVCPREMDRTYPIQSYDTSTTGDWSHEEIDLTGECLKSYVDGKDVIAHVSGGYREACEAHLEDAIYTVEDGRATSWESMDNLKKELRNYPRIKNSQKRINGFRSIARYQFNTKKGDSFIPDETKAVGRFTRKMIYNHEQFATLSFDTGLYSLNLPGGEKVYDMGVNWVEIDFEMKTNTLFTPGVVDADPNIVPMDEVVVVRDGEVMAVGKSVLSGKEMKSATKGVAVKIRHRKKN